CGGGTCAGATTTCTGGCGGCTTTGGGCCGCGCAATCTGCGTATCTTCGTCACCAATACGGTCAATAACGGAATCCTCGGAGGCGCCGCCGGTGCGGATACCATTTGTCTGGCAGATACGGCAAACCCGATGGGTGCAGGCAACGGTAGCTGGAAAGCTTTGATTGCGGGTGGCGGTCGTCTGGCATGCTCTACGCCGTACTGCACCGGAGGGTCGGCCGAGAACATCGATTGGGCCTTGAAGCCGAATACGAATTATGTTCGACCCAACGGCCTTGTGATAGGCAATACAAATCCCGCAGGCATTTTCGTGTTTCCTCTGTCTGGTATTATCTCAGACCTCGCGACGACATTTGTATGGACTGGCCTTGCCGGTGATTGGATGACCGGCAGCACGTGCTCAGGGTGGACAGTTACCGCTAGCAGTGGCGACAGGGGCCAGGTGGATAAGAATGATGCGCAAGCGATCAATTTTGCTCCCGATACTTGCGGTACTTCGCAGCGGCTTTACTGTGTAGAACAATAAATCACAAAAAAGGGAGAAAGAAAATGGACAAAGCACGAAGAAGCCTTTGGTTGATCGGTGCGTTACTGATAGTGACTGCCGGCCTCGAAGCGCAAAAGCTCAAGGTGACGAAAAACAAGAAAGGCGGTTACTCGATCAAACATTCTGGTAAGATCACGCCAACAATGAGCGAAGAAAACCTGTACCTGCAGGGCGAGTCAGGTGGCACGCTGTCGATCTCGGTTTCGCCGATGTATTCACCGATCACAGCCTGCGAACAATTAACAGGCATCGAAGCCCTCTATGAGGGTAAGCGCACAAACGCGTACCCTGAAGAAGCGCGTCGACCGCCCGCCCGTGTACAGAAGGCTGTAGGTCTGAAAGACGGCTGCCGTGCGCGGTATGAAATCACCGACGATAGCGGTGCACGCATCGAAGAAATGGCAGTGTTTGTTGACCCGAAAAAAAAGAAGATCTTTCAGCTATCTGTCGGTTACGATGCCGGCCTTAACCAGCAGTCTATCGATGAACTCATGCAGATCATGAGTACATTTACAGTAAAGTAAGCGAACATTGTTAACGACAAAATATCAGTTGGAATTCTATCGGCATGGAAGCATATGGTATTTTGTCTTTCGAAAAAATATCAGGAGAAACCATGAAAAAACTCATACTCATTTGCATGTTGCTCGTGCCAGCTGTAGGCACGACCATTTACGCCAACAAGTGCGTCAACTGCGCTTCGGGCTCAAGCTGCCAGCAGTGCAGACTAGGCGGCAAAGACACGTTTGATGCACGCAAGCGCTGCGAAAAAATGGGCTGCAAGATTACAGGCACAGGTAGCTGCTCGACAGCTGCGAATGTTAAAGTCTGCGGCTGAAAATTTGTGATCACATGTCATCGTCGCAGGCCGGGGTTTCCCGCGCCTGCGGCGGTGAATCTAACCAGCTAAAAAAATCGCTTTCAACTGCCGCAGCGGTTATACCACGACTGCCAGTCGTAGGCGGCTGAATCGGGGGCCTGAGCCCTGCGCAGCAAATCTGCACAAAGCTGTTTACGGCTACGCGCGCTTTCGCTGCGTTTGAGTGCGTCGCGCACGATTTCGGGCGCCGCGGTCGCCGCTGTCAGCACGACGCTGCCCGTAGCCACATTGCCGGTGGGTATGCCATGCGAAACGCCATGGTTGCGCGAGCCCGCCTGGTTATTCTGGTAATAGGCGTCGTCTTGCAGGTTGTACGTGCCAATCGTACACGAAAAAGTGAGAAGCGCCAGCAGATATATTGCGGGGTATCGCACGAGCGATTTGACACGTGTACCGGCGCTTTGTAAAGTTGTTTTTAGGCACAGGTAAACGCAGTATTACTTGACGCACCTCGCGGCCTACGGTGTTCGCTATTGTACCCCGATGCGCGCCGCTCATTCTATTCAGATATTTGGGTTTCTCTTTTTGCTCGCGCTGCCGGCGCTCGGCGACATCTATGCAGAACGACTCAATGCCGCGCCGCTTACCGGTGGCGGCGAATTCGAGTTCTATTTTATATCCCCCGAGAAGAAAGTTGAGGCCGATGCGCACGTCAGGCGCATTGCAGAACTCGGTGCCGAACGCGACCGGCTAAGAGACGACATCAAACGCGCCGAGACAGAGCTCGCGGCGCTCGATGCGCGTGCCCCGAAAAAGAAGCAGACCCGGCTTGAGTGGTCGCCTGTTGAGGGTGCCGCCGCGTACAGTGTCAAGGTTTTCGACGCATCCAAAAAGCTTCTCGATACCCGCCAGATCGATGAAAATTATGTTCTGCTCGACCTCGACCCGGGCGAATATTTCTTTCAGGTCGCTGCGGTGACGAAATTCAAGACAGGCACTTATTCGCGCCTTTCACCTTTTCGCGCAACAAGACCCAAACCGTCTGAAGAGCACCTGGAAGCCGAAGAGAATCTGGCGCTGCTCAAAGAGAAGCTGGTGATCGCTGACAAGCTGCGTGCCGATCACCACGCAGCCCTGAAAGCCGATGCCGTATCGTCTGCCTCGGCCCAGTCTGCCGCTGCCGATCTCACCCCGCCCGCAGGTGCTGCCTTTTATGTCGCGGTCGAGAAAAAGGGCGGTGAGCAGCGTTATTCGCTTATTCATGCAATACCGGGCCGCAGCGCGTCGGTCGCCGAGGCAAGCAGGTCGGGCAACGCCGTATCTGCCGAGAGCTCATT
The sequence above is a segment of the Turneriella parva DSM 21527 genome. Coding sequences within it:
- a CDS encoding fibronectin type III domain-containing protein; this translates as MTHLAAYGVRYCTPMRAAHSIQIFGFLFLLALPALGDIYAERLNAAPLTGGGEFEFYFISPEKKVEADAHVRRIAELGAERDRLRDDIKRAETELAALDARAPKKKQTRLEWSPVEGAAAYSVKVFDASKKLLDTRQIDENYVLLDLDPGEYFFQVAAVTKFKTGTYSRLSPFRATRPKPSEEHLEAEENLALLKEKLVIADKLRADHHAALKADAVSSASAQSAAADLTPPAGAAFYVAVEKKGGEQRYSLIHAIPGRSASVAEASRSGNAVSAESSFWWGADLVAGIQDTNLDFFRVSLGAAAFVRYDKPFFRYFYPQLKLTAAYSPSKTNVYDAMVFTNLYPGVYYPITLGKGFSVFVSLSTGPNVFFVLSSAASGSVLQWGVMPATELHYALSDRTSLYTGVGINFTFDPQGVLKFVPIYFGLTRRF
- a CDS encoding DUF1554 domain-containing protein; this encodes MRILGIFRATAFTLAIFFIAGCSNNNLLDQLQNPGQISGGFGPRNLRIFVTNTVNNGILGGAAGADTICLADTANPMGAGNGSWKALIAGGGRLACSTPYCTGGSAENIDWALKPNTNYVRPNGLVIGNTNPAGIFVFPLSGIISDLATTFVWTGLAGDWMTGSTCSGWTVTASSGDRGQVDKNDAQAINFAPDTCGTSQRLYCVEQ